One window of Curtobacterium sp. 458 genomic DNA carries:
- a CDS encoding riboflavin synthase: MFTGIIEELGTVTAVEQHGDSVALTVRGPLVVADASHGDSIATSGVCLTVVEQTPDTFTAFVMKQTLDMSAHGALVVGDRLNLERAASVGDRLGGHIVQGHVDGTATVLETSDGDGWRRVRFSLAPELSPLVVDKGSIALDGVSLTVSAVSSEDTAPDAAWFEVSLIPETLEATTLGLRVPGDRVNVETDVLARHVRRMLRLDAAATAAGAAVSAGAAGAAEPVLEAR, translated from the coding sequence GTGTTCACCGGCATCATCGAGGAACTCGGCACCGTCACCGCCGTCGAGCAGCACGGCGACTCCGTCGCGCTCACCGTCCGCGGTCCGCTCGTCGTCGCGGACGCATCGCACGGCGACTCCATCGCCACGTCCGGCGTCTGCCTGACCGTCGTCGAGCAGACCCCCGACACCTTCACGGCCTTCGTCATGAAGCAGACGCTCGACATGAGTGCCCACGGCGCACTCGTCGTCGGCGACCGCCTCAACCTCGAGCGCGCCGCGTCGGTGGGGGACCGCCTCGGGGGCCACATCGTGCAGGGGCACGTGGACGGCACGGCGACCGTGCTCGAGACGTCCGACGGCGACGGCTGGCGGCGCGTGCGGTTCTCCCTCGCGCCCGAGCTGAGCCCGCTCGTCGTCGACAAGGGATCGATCGCGCTCGACGGCGTCTCCCTCACCGTGAGCGCGGTCTCGTCCGAGGACACCGCACCCGACGCCGCGTGGTTCGAGGTCAGCCTCATCCCGGAGACGCTCGAGGCCACCACACTCGGGCTCCGGGTGCCGGGGGACCGGGTGAACGTGGAGACCGACGTCCTCGCCAGGCACGTCCGGCGGATGCTGCGGCTCGACGCCGCGGCGACGGCCGCCGGCGCTGCTGTGTCGGCCGGTGCTGCCGGTGCGGCGGAACCCGTCCTGGAGGCGCGGTGA